The Actinomycetes bacterium genome includes a region encoding these proteins:
- a CDS encoding class I SAM-dependent methyltransferase, which translates to KTSAIGEQDTVLDVACGPGILALAIAEQAKQVTGIDKVPDMIKRAKQLQQGKNIKNVSWEIGDIYTLPYQDNSFEVVITRYSFHHLLHPFKALMEMKRVCKPDGTVTIVDVAPLPESQKGYNRVEKLRDPSTTKALTPRQFLDLAQKSGLKNIENKYYKLPRELEDQLANSFPNKGDDQKIRELIKEDLGTNHTGFSPYEKDGLIYMNYPQIIMVCRKT; encoded by the coding sequence AAAACCTCCGCTATAGGTGAGCAAGACACAGTACTGGATGTTGCTTGCGGCCCGGGCATCCTGGCTCTGGCTATAGCAGAACAGGCCAAACAGGTTACAGGAATTGACAAGGTGCCCGACATGATAAAAAGGGCAAAACAGCTGCAGCAGGGAAAAAACATAAAAAATGTTTCATGGGAGATTGGAGACATATATACACTACCCTACCAGGACAACTCCTTTGAGGTGGTAATAACCAGGTACTCCTTCCACCACCTGCTTCACCCCTTTAAAGCCCTGATGGAGATGAAAAGGGTATGCAAACCGGACGGCACAGTAACCATAGTTGACGTAGCCCCTTTACCGGAAAGCCAGAAAGGCTATAACCGGGTAGAAAAACTTCGAGACCCTTCTACCACTAAAGCCCTTACCCCCCGGCAATTCTTGGATTTAGCCCAAAAATCAGGATTGAAGAACATAGAAAACAAATACTATAAACTCCCCAGAGAACTGGAAGATCAGTTAGCCAATTCTTTTCCCAATAAAGGAGATGACCAAAAAATAAGGGAATTGATAAAAGAAGACCTGGGTACCAATCATACCGGGTTTTCCCCCTATGAAAAAGATGGCTTAATATACATGAATTATCCTCAAATAATCATGGTTTGCCGTAAAACATAA